The following coding sequences lie in one Klebsiella huaxiensis genomic window:
- a CDS encoding DUF5691 domain-containing protein — translation MSGWQQLTSAALLGTEKQTLVLPAVDGEIGLLISDLPDDTPAEQLLLRSAGILSLGGLAGWEPAMVQTTPLPAIAAQEGRVVSEAAFTSLLRQLLEDGPPRLLWFALAQLAQRQLLPPHQLLPMLLQYASRTPPMRSAVSNVLGARGRWLAQINPKWRDIDELLPTQPDEEMWQHGTLTQRQQYLSQLRDSDPGGARERLTQEMSSLDARERTQLLSVLEQHLSPDDETLLENALADRSKEVRQTAARLLLALPQSAYAGRMETRLQPLLSSLQETGGWLNKLKKYLPGEKPLPFIIDAPQAFIAEWKQDALEESKPKNEPLGQRAWWLYQLAAGVPLAWWQAQLRATPAELLPWAAQTDWQAALLRAWYNATLREGQAEWAQAFLTLIPVGQVRHTLDDLMIDAFVLLETLPLAQRESVVTMLISTTNMVGGELLQRYTQLLPLETPAFSSHVSRQWVANLHHWVKQDAARYDYNLRHSIIDVACLLAPDITDEAIQQWPHNAEQEPYCKEAFYAFRAALARRKNLHSLFAGENTL, via the coding sequence ATGAGCGGATGGCAACAGTTAACCAGCGCGGCGCTGCTGGGAACGGAAAAACAGACGCTGGTTTTACCCGCCGTGGATGGGGAAATTGGGCTGTTAATTTCCGATCTGCCGGATGATACCCCAGCGGAGCAGCTGCTTTTACGCAGCGCAGGCATTCTCTCTCTAGGTGGCCTCGCGGGCTGGGAGCCTGCCATGGTCCAGACCACGCCGCTCCCCGCTATCGCAGCGCAAGAGGGTCGCGTCGTTAGCGAAGCGGCATTCACCAGCCTGCTGCGCCAGTTACTGGAAGACGGGCCGCCGCGTCTGCTGTGGTTTGCCCTGGCGCAACTGGCGCAGCGACAGCTTTTACCGCCTCACCAGCTTCTCCCCATGCTATTGCAGTACGCTTCACGCACCCCGCCTATGCGAAGCGCCGTGTCCAACGTGCTGGGTGCCCGTGGTCGCTGGCTGGCGCAGATCAACCCCAAATGGCGCGACATTGATGAACTTCTCCCGACGCAGCCAGACGAAGAGATGTGGCAGCACGGTACATTAACCCAGCGCCAGCAGTATTTAAGCCAATTGCGCGATAGCGATCCTGGCGGCGCGCGCGAACGGTTGACGCAGGAGATGAGTAGCCTTGACGCCCGCGAACGCACGCAGTTGCTGTCCGTACTGGAACAACATCTCTCACCGGATGACGAAACGCTACTGGAAAACGCGCTTGCCGATCGCAGCAAAGAGGTCCGACAAACGGCGGCTCGTCTGCTGCTCGCCCTACCACAAAGCGCCTATGCCGGAAGGATGGAAACCCGGCTTCAGCCGCTGCTCTCTTCGCTACAGGAGACGGGAGGCTGGCTGAATAAGCTTAAAAAATACCTGCCGGGCGAGAAACCGCTGCCTTTCATCATTGATGCGCCGCAAGCGTTTATAGCGGAATGGAAACAAGACGCGTTGGAAGAGAGCAAGCCCAAAAATGAACCGCTGGGCCAGCGCGCCTGGTGGCTTTACCAGTTAGCCGCGGGCGTCCCGCTGGCCTGGTGGCAGGCGCAGCTACGGGCCACTCCCGCCGAACTGCTGCCTTGGGCTGCGCAAACGGACTGGCAGGCGGCGCTTTTGCGTGCCTGGTATAACGCCACGCTGCGTGAAGGTCAGGCAGAATGGGCGCAGGCATTCCTGACGCTGATTCCCGTCGGACAGGTCAGACATACTCTTGACGACCTGATGATTGATGCTTTCGTTCTACTGGAAACGTTGCCGCTGGCGCAACGTGAGTCCGTGGTGACCATGCTGATATCAACAACCAACATGGTAGGCGGTGAGCTTCTCCAGCGCTATACCCAGCTTCTACCGCTGGAGACGCCAGCATTCTCTTCCCACGTGAGTCGACAGTGGGTCGCGAATCTGCACCATTGGGTGAAACAGGACGCGGCTCGCTACGACTACAACCTGCGCCACTCCATTATTGACGTAGCCTGCCTGCTGGCTCCCGATATCACCGATGAAGCCATTCAGCAATGGCCGCACAACGCCGAACAAGAGCCTTACTGTAAAGAAGCATTTTATGCCTTTCGCGCCGCTCTGGCGCGACGCAAAAACCTACATTCGCTTTTTGCTGGAGAAAATACGCTATGA
- a CDS encoding ATP-binding protein yields MNSTATTAVLRRHAEQQFAEELEELQKNDSHPRPENWVISPWAVAIYLLGGRLENGFEVTPKYIGSRRIIETAVATLATDRALLLYGVPGTAKSWVSEHLAAAISGDSTLIIQGTAGTSEEQMRYGWNYAELLSKGPSRSALVESPLMRAMASGQIARVEELTRIPADVQDTLITILSEKTLPVPELNDEVQATRGFNVIATANNRDKGVNELSSALKRRFNTVILPVPASEQEEISIVTRRVAEQGQALALPAEPPALKEVQRVVQIFRELRNGQTEDGKTKIKSPTSTLSTAEAISVINNGMALAVHFGDGVLHPRDIAASLVGAVVKDPVQDDVVWREYLETIVKERCDWKDLYRACREIV; encoded by the coding sequence ATGAATTCCACCGCAACCACCGCCGTTTTACGTCGACACGCTGAACAACAATTTGCCGAAGAGCTGGAAGAACTGCAAAAAAACGATAGCCATCCGCGCCCGGAAAACTGGGTCATCTCACCATGGGCTGTCGCTATTTATCTGCTAGGCGGGCGTCTGGAAAACGGCTTTGAAGTGACGCCGAAATATATCGGTAGTCGCCGGATCATCGAAACCGCTGTCGCCACCCTGGCAACCGATCGCGCATTGCTGCTATATGGCGTACCCGGTACCGCGAAATCCTGGGTTTCTGAACATCTGGCAGCGGCGATCAGCGGCGATTCAACGTTGATAATTCAGGGGACTGCCGGGACCAGCGAGGAGCAGATGCGTTACGGCTGGAACTATGCGGAGCTGCTCTCCAAAGGTCCATCCCGTTCAGCGCTGGTGGAAAGCCCGCTAATGCGAGCGATGGCCAGTGGGCAAATTGCCCGCGTGGAAGAGCTAACGCGCATTCCCGCCGACGTGCAGGATACGTTAATCACCATTTTGTCGGAAAAAACGCTACCGGTGCCGGAGCTGAATGACGAGGTGCAGGCCACGCGCGGCTTTAACGTTATCGCCACCGCTAACAATCGCGATAAAGGCGTTAACGAGCTATCTTCCGCGTTAAAACGCCGCTTTAACACCGTGATCCTGCCTGTACCCGCCAGCGAACAAGAAGAGATCAGCATTGTCACCCGCCGTGTAGCAGAGCAGGGCCAGGCGCTGGCGTTACCGGCAGAGCCTCCGGCCCTGAAGGAAGTACAGCGGGTCGTGCAAATCTTCCGCGAGCTGCGTAACGGCCAGACCGAAGACGGAAAAACCAAAATTAAGTCGCCAACCAGCACCTTAAGTACCGCAGAGGCGATCTCCGTTATCAATAACGGTATGGCTCTCGCCGTGCATTTCGGCGACGGCGTGCTGCACCCGCGTGATATCGCCGCCAGCCTGGTCGGCGCGGTAGTGAAAGATCCGGTACAGGACGATGTTGTCTGGCGCGAATATCTGGAAACGATCGTGAAAGAGCGCTGCGACTGGAAAGATCTGTATCGCGCCTGTCGCGAAATCGTGTAA
- a CDS encoding SWIM zinc finger family protein, giving the protein MELTVESVQAMAPDDASVKAARGLVIPAKWPLLGYNNAAFWGECKGSGSRPYQVRIDSQDLACKCSCPSRKFPCKHSLALLLLYVQHRADFTNDEQPEWVSEWLISRQQREARKEEKKEQSAAKAADPQTTAKRDAARQKKMTAGLEYLERWIHDRVRHGLAQLPTQQSLFTEVAARMVDAQLPGIAMRLKNLAGTLDIADEWPRLVCSQLGQLQLIIDAYRHQEALDAAERTDLNVALGVSIDKSDAGNGETIEDSWRVIGQSAQEENKLWRRRVWLYGETSRRTALLLDFSHGGKNFTQHFISGQTLRSTLAFYPSASPLRALLTGSCEQAGAFPLPPLTLDDALHELAHKISANPWQWPLPLRMSNMLIHPDNGGWQFSTVQGQQLPVRLPSEEGWQLLAVSGGVPFMLMGEWDGNQLTPCSAWLDDRLVWENGGEQ; this is encoded by the coding sequence ATGGAACTGACCGTTGAATCAGTGCAAGCCATGGCGCCCGATGACGCCTCGGTTAAAGCGGCCCGCGGACTGGTTATCCCCGCGAAATGGCCCCTGCTGGGGTATAACAACGCCGCCTTCTGGGGTGAGTGTAAAGGCAGCGGCTCTCGTCCCTATCAAGTCAGGATTGATAGCCAGGATCTGGCCTGTAAGTGCTCCTGTCCCAGCCGTAAATTCCCCTGTAAACATAGCCTGGCGCTACTCCTGCTCTATGTACAACACCGCGCGGACTTCACCAACGACGAGCAGCCGGAATGGGTAAGCGAATGGCTGATCTCCCGCCAACAGCGAGAAGCTCGTAAGGAAGAGAAGAAAGAGCAGTCCGCCGCGAAAGCCGCCGATCCGCAGACCACGGCAAAGCGAGATGCGGCGCGGCAGAAAAAAATGACGGCGGGCCTGGAGTATCTGGAACGCTGGATACACGACCGGGTTCGTCATGGGCTGGCGCAGCTTCCCACCCAGCAGTCGCTTTTTACCGAAGTCGCCGCAAGGATGGTTGATGCCCAATTACCGGGCATAGCAATGAGGCTTAAAAACCTTGCCGGCACGCTTGATATCGCGGATGAGTGGCCCCGTCTGGTTTGCTCTCAATTGGGACAGCTCCAGTTGATTATCGATGCATACCGGCATCAGGAAGCACTGGACGCCGCCGAGCGCACGGATCTGAACGTCGCGCTGGGCGTTAGCATCGACAAAAGCGATGCCGGCAATGGTGAAACTATCGAGGATAGCTGGCGAGTTATCGGGCAAAGTGCGCAAGAAGAGAACAAACTGTGGCGTCGTCGGGTCTGGCTATACGGCGAAACCAGCCGCCGTACGGCATTACTCCTGGATTTCTCCCACGGCGGTAAAAATTTTACGCAGCACTTTATCAGCGGGCAGACCTTGCGCAGCACGTTGGCGTTTTACCCCAGCGCCTCACCGCTGCGGGCACTGCTCACTGGATCCTGCGAACAGGCTGGAGCCTTCCCGCTGCCGCCCTTAACGCTGGATGACGCCCTGCACGAGTTGGCGCATAAAATCAGCGCGAATCCCTGGCAGTGGCCGCTACCGCTGCGTATGAGCAATATGTTAATTCACCCGGATAACGGCGGCTGGCAATTTTCTACCGTTCAGGGACAGCAGCTACCGGTGCGTTTGCCGTCAGAGGAAGGCTGGCAGCTGCTCGCCGTCAGCGGCGGCGTGCCGTTTATGCTAATGGGCGAATGGGACGGCAACCAGTTAACCCCGTGTAGCGCCTGGCTTGACGATCGTCTGGTTTGGGAAAATGGAGGAGAGCAATGA
- a CDS encoding glutamate synthase small subunit, whose amino-acid sequence MSQNVYQFIDLQRVDPPKKPLKIRKIEFIEIYEPFSEGQAKAQADRCLSCGNPYCEWKCPVHNYIPNWLKLANEGRIFEAAELSHQTNTLPEVCGRVCPQDRLCEGSCTLNDEFGAVTIGNIERYINDKAFEMGWRPDLTGVKQTGKTVAIIGAGPAGLACADVLTRNGVKAVVFDRHPEIGGLLTFGIPAFKLEKEVMTRRREIFTGMGIEFKLNVEVGRDIQLDSLLKDYDAVFLGVGTYQSMRGGLENEDASGVFDALPFLIANTKQIMGFGETADEPYVSMEGKRVVVLGGGDTAMDCVRTSIRQNASHVICAYRRDEENMPGSRREVKNAREEGVEFQFNVQPLGVEVNANGKVCGVKMARTEMGQPDAKGRRRAEIVAGSEHVVPADAVVMAFGFRPHSMEWLAKHSVELDSQGRVIAPEGSDNAFQTSNPKIFAGGDIVRGSDLVVTAIAEGRKAADGILNYLEV is encoded by the coding sequence ATGAGTCAGAACGTGTATCAATTTATCGACCTCCAGCGCGTTGATCCGCCAAAGAAACCGCTGAAGATCCGCAAGATAGAGTTTATCGAGATCTACGAGCCGTTTTCCGAAGGTCAGGCCAAAGCACAGGCAGACCGCTGCCTGTCCTGCGGCAACCCGTACTGCGAGTGGAAGTGCCCGGTGCACAACTACATCCCGAACTGGCTGAAGCTGGCTAACGAAGGGCGTATTTTTGAAGCGGCAGAACTGTCACATCAAACCAATACCCTGCCGGAAGTCTGCGGGCGCGTTTGCCCGCAGGATCGTCTGTGCGAAGGTTCCTGTACCCTGAACGACGAGTTCGGTGCGGTGACCATCGGCAATATCGAGCGCTATATCAACGATAAAGCATTCGAAATGGGCTGGCGTCCTGACCTGACCGGCGTCAAGCAGACGGGTAAAACCGTCGCCATTATCGGCGCAGGTCCGGCGGGCCTTGCCTGCGCAGACGTGTTAACTCGTAACGGCGTCAAGGCGGTGGTCTTTGACCGCCACCCGGAAATCGGCGGTTTGCTAACCTTTGGGATTCCGGCATTTAAGCTGGAAAAAGAGGTCATGACCCGCCGCCGTGAAATCTTCACCGGCATGGGCATTGAGTTCAAACTCAACGTTGAAGTGGGCCGCGATATTCAGCTGGATTCCCTGCTGAAAGATTACGATGCGGTATTCCTCGGCGTCGGCACCTATCAGTCGATGCGCGGTGGGCTGGAAAATGAAGACGCCTCCGGTGTATTCGACGCCCTGCCGTTCCTGATCGCCAACACTAAGCAGATTATGGGCTTTGGCGAAACGGCTGATGAACCGTATGTCAGTATGGAAGGCAAGCGAGTTGTCGTTCTTGGCGGTGGTGATACCGCGATGGACTGCGTGCGTACCTCCATCCGTCAGAACGCGTCCCATGTCATTTGTGCTTATCGCCGTGATGAAGAGAACATGCCGGGCTCCAGGCGCGAAGTGAAAAACGCGCGTGAAGAAGGCGTTGAGTTCCAGTTCAACGTCCAGCCGCTGGGTGTGGAAGTGAATGCTAACGGTAAGGTTTGCGGCGTGAAAATGGCGCGTACCGAAATGGGTCAGCCGGATGCGAAAGGCCGCCGCCGCGCGGAAATCGTCGCCGGTTCCGAGCATGTGGTACCTGCCGATGCCGTAGTCATGGCGTTTGGTTTCCGTCCGCACAGCATGGAGTGGCTGGCAAAACACAGCGTCGAGTTGGATTCGCAGGGCCGTGTTATTGCGCCAGAAGGTAGCGACAACGCCTTCCAGACCAGCAACCCGAAAATCTTCGCCGGCGGTGATATCGTTCGCGGTTCCGACCTGGTCGTGACGGCAATTGCCGAAGGCCGTAAGGCGGCTGACGGGATCCTCAACTACCTGGAAGTGTAA